One window of the Mytilus galloprovincialis chromosome 14, xbMytGall1.hap1.1, whole genome shotgun sequence genome contains the following:
- the LOC143059598 gene encoding superoxide dismutase [Mn/Fe]-like yields MAAVFNYFCLAILLDFSSGKQEIYKINDVIAADYDLPSLPYDYDELEPYIDKETLRVHHQGHHAAYTKKLNAVLESWRQYNHSWPAEESIQTILIAIEKIPQQYKSAIVNNGGGFVNHNLYWWIMSPNPDEEDRKPSSNLMTDIERSFGSFDKFKEAFTQKALSLFGSGYVWLSRQPKDRMLIISTTANQDSPLSQGLCPILVIDVWEHAYYLKHKNKRPNHISDWWKLVDWKNVEELDSWFLKNKGHDELYLWF; encoded by the exons ATGGCGgcagtttttaattatttttgtttggcTATTTTACTCGATTTCAGCAGTGGCAAGCAAGAAATATACAAGATAAACGACGTTATTGCTGCTGATTATGACTTACCAAGTCTTCCGTATGACTATGATGAACTTGAACCTTACATTGACAAGGAAACGTTGAGAGTTCATCACCAAGGACATCATGCAGCTTATACAAAGAAGTTGAATGCTGTTCTAGAAAGCTGGAGACAGTATAATCATTCT tggCCAGCAGAAGAGTCTATCCAGACAATTTTGATAGCTATTGAAAAAATTCCTCAGCAATATAAATCTGCAATAGTCAACAACGGTGGAGG ATTTGTGAATCATAATTTATATTGGTGGATCATGTCACCAAACCCTGATGAAGAAGACAGAAAACCTTCTTCAAATCTGATGACTGATATTGAAAGAAGTTTTGGCAGCTTTGATAAATTTAAAGAAGCATTTACACAGAAAGCATTGTCCTTGTTTGGATCAg GTTATGTATGGTTGTCAAGGCAACCAAAGGACAGGATGCTCATCATTTCAACAACAGCCAATCAGGATTCTCCATTGTCACAAGGACTCTGCCCAATTTTAGTGATTGATGTATGGGAACACGCCTactatttaaaacataaaaacaagagACCTAATCATATCTCTGATTGGTGGAAACTTGTGGACTGGAAAAATGTAGAAGAACTGGATTCttggtttttaaaaaataaagggCATGATGAACTATACTTATGGTTTTAA